Part of the Solwaraspora sp. WMMA2065 genome is shown below.
GGCCGCGTTCGACATCGGCCGGGCGGCGTTCGTCGGCGCCTCGCTGGGCGGGTGGCTGGCGCTCGACTACGCACAGCGCCGACCGGAGCGGATCAGCCGGCTCGCGTTGCTCGTACCGGGCGGCATCGGCCGCCAGAAGAACGGCGCGGTCATCGGGTCGCTCTTCCTCCTGCCGTTCGGGGCGTGGGGCCGGCGCGCTGCCGTCCGACTCGTGCTCGGCCCGCCCCCGGCGGCGTCCGACGTCACGGGGATGCCCGAATCGGCGGAGCTGGCAGACTTCCTGCTGCTCATCCAGCGGAGCTACCGGCGACGCCGCGACCGGCTGCCGATCTTCAGCGACGACCGGCTGCGCCGCCTCGACGTGCCGGTGCTGGTCGTCGCCGGCGCCAGGGACCGGCTGCTGGACTCCCGGCAGACCGCCCGCCGGGTGCGACGACTGCTGCCGCAAGCGACCGTCGTCCTGCTGCCCGACACCGGGCACATCCCCATCGGGTACACCGGGTCCGTGCAACGGTTCCTGGCCGGTGAGGAGGCACGTGTCCCAGACGGCGGGCGGCGGCGCTCACCGCAGCAGCAG
Proteins encoded:
- a CDS encoding alpha/beta hydrolase — encoded protein: MTSIYRSEDARRAVEQRYRAFLRCWPVPATESTVPTRHGDTFVIVCGPRDAPPVVLLHGGSFNSAAWTGDVAVWAQTHRVYAVDVIGEPGFSAPSRPPLTSGSYAEWLDDVLAAFDIGRAAFVGASLGGWLALDYAQRRPERISRLALLVPGGIGRQKNGAVIGSLFLLPFGAWGRRAAVRLVLGPPPAASDVTGMPESAELADFLLLIQRSYRRRRDRLPIFSDDRLRRLDVPVLVVAGARDRLLDSRQTARRVRRLLPQATVVLLPDTGHIPIGYTGSVQRFLAGEEARVPDGGRRRSPQQQSPADRDDDQ